Proteins encoded together in one Lathyrus oleraceus cultivar Zhongwan6 chromosome 5, CAAS_Psat_ZW6_1.0, whole genome shotgun sequence window:
- the LOC127087034 gene encoding vegetative cell wall protein gp1 isoform X2, with protein MAKARLSFLSLMLLTLSLHVNTDSSPESPSPPADTPSPPPIPESPSPPADTPSPPPLPESPSPLPSSADTPSPPPLPESPSPLPSSADTPSPPPLPESPSPLPTSADTPSPYYPPSNPPLGSSPPAPPPLNPSPVSTPAPSPEDSTLINHVGLDEKTDDSSAEGMSGSKKAGIAIGIIVAASVLMLAGMVYKKRKQNLRRNQYNYAVRRDIM; from the exons atGGCAAAGGCAAGATTATCTTTTCTCTCTCTCATGCTACTCACTCTTTCACTTCATGTGAACACCGATTCCTCGCCGGAATCACCGTCACCGCCGGCTGATACTCCATCTCCTCCGCCAATACCGGAATCACCTTCACCGCCGGCTGATACTCCATCTCCTCCGCCATTGCCGGAATCACCGTCACCGTTACCTTCATCGGCTGATACTCCATCTCCTCCGCCATTGCCGGAATCACCGTCACCGTTACCTTCATCGGCTGATACTCCATCTCCTCCGCCATTGCCGGAATCACCGTCACCGTTAC CGACATCGGCTGACACTCCATCTCCATACTATCCTCCGTCCAACCCCCCTCTAGGTTCGTCGCCGCCAGCGCCGCCTCCACTAAATCCGAGTCCAGTTTCCACTCCGGCTCCTTCGCCGGAGGATTCTACTTTAATAAACCACGTCGGCCTTGATGAGAAAACAGATGATTCATCGGCAGAAGGAATGAGTGGAAGCAAGAAAGCAGGGATAGCGATCGGAATAATAGTGGCGGCGAGCGTGCTCATGTTAGCAGGGATGGTGTACAAGAAACGGAAACAGAATCTACGGAGAAATCAGTATAATTACGCCGTGAGGAGAGATATCATGTAA
- the LOC127087035 gene encoding protein disulfide isomerase-like 1-4 codes for MRILILLSLTTLLFFSSFSPVLSEQEELDEDLAFLDEPDETDAHHHHQHHDAGNESDLEEDFSGYEHPESYQAPEIDEKDVVVLKDTNFTDVVNNNRFVLVEFYAPWCGHCQALAPEYAAAATELKGENVVLAKIDATEESEVAQKFDVQGFPTIYFFIDGVHKTYSGQRTKEAIVSWIKKKTGPGIHNITSLDDAQSILASETKVVLGFLNSLVGPESEELAAASRLEDDVNFYQTVDPEVAKLFHIDVNVKRPALILIKKEEEKLNRFDGQFGKSAIADFVSSNKLPLVTVFTRENAPEIFENPIKKQVLLFVTSNDSEKFLPVFQEAAKPFKGKLIFVLVETDNEDVGKPVSEYFGISGTAPKVLGYTGNEDGKKFVFDGEVTVDKIKAFGEDFLEDKLKPFFKSDPIPESNDGDVKIVVGTNFDEIVLDESKDVLLEIYAPWCGHCQHLEPIYNKLAKHLRSIDSLVIAKMDGTTNEHPRAKSDGFPTLLFFPAGNKSFDPITVEADRTVVAFYKFLKQHASIPFKLQKPTSTPKPEGSDAKESSESSDTKENQSSNTDVKDEL; via the exons ATGCGAATTCTCATCCTCCTTTCACTCACAActcttctcttcttctcctctttCTCTCCGGTTCTCTCCGAACAAGAAGAACTCGACGAAGATCTCGCCTTCCTGGATGAACCTGACGAAACCGACGCACACCACCACCATCAGCACCACGACGCTGGAAATGAATCCGATCTCGAAGAAGACTTCTCCGGCTACGAGCATCCGGAGTCTTACCAAGCTCCGGAAATTGACGAAAAGGACGTCGTCGTTTTGAAGGATACCAACTTCACTGACGTGGTCAATAATAATCGGTTCGTGTTGGTTGAATTCTACGCGCCGTGGTGTGGTCATTGTCAGGCTTTGGCTCCTGAGTATGCCGCTGCTGCTACTGAATTGAAAGGTGAGAATGTTGTTTTGGCGAAGATTGATGCGACGGAAGAGAGTGAGGTTGCTCAGAAGTTTGATGTTCAGGGTTTTCCTACTATCTATTTCTTCATTGATGGTGTTCACAAGACTTATTCTGGACAAAGAACCAA AGAAGCTATAGTTTCATGGATTAAGAAGAAGACAGGACCTGGTATACATAACATTACGTCATTGGATGATGCTCAAAGCATATTGGCCTCTGAAACCAAAGTTGTTTTGGGTTTCCTCAATTCTTTAGTT GGTCCTGAGAGTGAGGAGCTAGCTGCGGCTTCAAGACTCGAGGATGATGTCAATTTTTATCAGACTGTGGATCCTGAAGTGGCTAAGCTGTTCCATATTGATGTTAATGTCAAACGCCCCGCTTTGATCCTTATCAAGAAAGAGGAGGAAAAACTGAACCGTTTTG ATGGCCAATTTGGCAAGTCGGCGATAGCAGACTTTGTCTCCTCCAACAAGCTTCCTTTGGTAACAGTTTTTACAAGAGAAAATGCTCCGGAAATCTTTGAAAATCCAATAAAGAAACAG GTGTTGCTCTTTGTGACTTCAAATGATTCAGAGAAATTCCTCCCAGTATTTCAGGAAGCAGCGAAGCCTTTCAAGGGAAAG TTGATCTTTGTGCTTGTGGAAACTGATAACGAAGATGTTGGAAAGCCTGTTTCAGAATACTTTGGTATTAGCGGAACTGCTCCAAAA GTACTTGGATATACTGGAAACGAAGATGGGAAAAAATTCGTGTTTGATGGAGAGGTGACTGTTGACAAAATTAAG GCATTTGGGGAAGATTTCCTTGAAGACAAACTAAAACCTTTTTTCAAGTCAGATCCAATTCCTGAAAGT AATGATGGTGACGTGAAAATAGTTGTTGGAACTAATTTTGATGAAATTGTCTTGGATGAATCAAAGGATGTTCTCCTTGAG ATATATGCTCCATGGTGTGGCCATTGCCAACATttggaaccaatatacaacaaGCTTGCAAAACATCTTCGTAGTATTGACTCTCTTGTAATAGCCAAGATGGACGGAACAACAAATGAGCATCCCAGGGCAAAG TCTGATGGATTCCCCACTCTTCTCTTCTTCCCAGCCGGAAACAAAAGTTTTGATCCT ATTACTGTTGAGGCAGATCGTACAGTGGTAGCCTTTTACAAGTTCCTCAAGCAACATGCTTCCATCCCATTCAAGCTCCAGAAACCAACCTCAACTCCTAAACCAGAGGGCTCTGATGCCAAGGAGAGTTCTGAATCTTCTGATACCAAAGAGAACCAAAGTAGCAATACTGATGTGAAGGATGAACTATGA
- the LOC127082406 gene encoding uncharacterized protein LOC127082406: protein MENFLQSKKMWNLVEEGIPTPTIGTSSTSEAQRKSVEEAKLKDLKVKNYMFQAIDREILETILDKGTSKAIWRSMQQKYQGSIKVKRAQLQALRREFELLTMKEGEKVDSFLGRTLNVVNKMKSNGEIMEQSMVVSKILRSLTSKFNYVVCSIEESNDLSILSIDELHGNLLVHEQRMQGFQIEEHVLKITNDDRSIRGRGGRGVFRGGRGRGRGRISLNKAIVECFKYHKLGHFQHECPDWEKKANYTELEEEEELLLMAYEEMCQPTQEEAWFLDSGCSNHMTGNKK, encoded by the coding sequence ATGGAGAATTTTCTACAAAGTAAAAAGATGTGGAACCTCGTAGAAGAAGGAATCCCAACACCGACAATTGGAACTTCATCAACAAGTGAAGCGCAGAGAAAGAGTGTGGAAGAGGCCAAGCTTAAAGATCTGAAGGTCAAAAATTATATGTTTCAAGCTATTGACAGAGAAATTCTTGAAACGATTCTTGACAAGGGAACTTCAAAGGCAATATGGAGGTCCATGCAACAGAAGTATCAAGGATCCATAAAGGTGAAAAGAGCACAACTTCAAGCATTGAGAAGAGAATTCGAGCTATTGACCATGAAAGAAGGCGAGAAGGTCGATAGCTTCTTGGGACGGACTCTCAATGTGGTAAACAAGATGAAATCAAATGGTGAAATAATGGAGCAAAGTATGGTGGTGAGCAAGATACTCAGATCTTTGACCTCTAAATTCAATTATGTTGTGTGCTCAATAGAGGAATCAAATGATTTGAGTATCTTGAGTATTGATGAACTGCATGGCAACCTCCTTGTTCATGAGCAAAGAATGCAGGGATTTCAGATAGAAGAACATGTATTGAAAATAACCAATGATGATAGATCAATCAGAGGCAGAGGAGGTAGAGGTGTATTCAGAGGAGGACGTGGCAGAGGAAGAGGAAGAATATCTCTAAACAAAGCAATTGTCGAGTGCTTTAAATATCACAAGTTGGGTCACTTTCAGCATGAGTGCCCTGACTGGGAGAAGAAGGCCAATTATACGGAGCTAGAGGAAGAAGAAGAACTCTTATTAATGGCGTATGAAGAGATGTGTCAACCCACACAAGAAGAAGCTTGGTTCTTAGACTCCGGCTGCAGCAATCATATGACGGGAAACAAAAAATAG
- the LOC127087033 gene encoding 4-hydroxy-3-methylbut-2-en-1-yl diphosphate synthase (ferredoxin), chloroplastic, whose amino-acid sequence MASGTVPASFSGLRISESGLGFGKSVDFVRVSDLKKMKSARTKVSIIRNSNPGQDVVELQPASKGSQLLVPRQKYCESLHKTVRRKTRTVTVGDVTIGSEHPIRVQTMTTTDTKDVAGTVEQVMRIADKGADIVRITVQGRKEADACFEIKNSLVQKNYNIPLVADIHFAPTIALRVAECFDKIRVNPGNFADRRAQFEILEYTEDDYQKELEHIEQVFTPLVEKCKKYGRAMRIGTNHGSLSDRIMSYYGDSPRGMVESAFEFARICRKLDYHNFVFSMKASNPVIMVQAYRLLVAEMYVQGWDYPLHLGVTEAGEGEDGRMKSAIGIGTLLQDGLGDTIRVSLTEAPEEEIVPCTRLANLGMRASELQKGVAPFEEKHRRYFDFQRRSGQLPVQKEGEEVDYRGTLHRDGSVLMSVSLDQLKTPELLYKSLAAKLIVGMPFKDLATVDSILLQELPPVDDVDARLALKRLVDISMGVIVPLSEQLTKPLPNAIVLVNLKELSAGADKLLPQGTRLAVSVRGDEPYEELEILKGVDATMVLHDLPYTEDRVSRVHAARRLFEYLSENSLDFPVIHHIQFPNGIHRDDLVIGAGSHAGALLVDGLGDGLLLEASDKDFDFIRNTSFNLLQGCRMRNTKTEYVSCPSCGRTLFDLQEISAEIREKTSHLPGVSIAIMGCIVNGPGEMADADFGYVGGAPGKIDLYVGKTVVKRAIAMEQATDALIDLIKEHGRWVEPPVEE is encoded by the exons ATGGCTTCTGGAACTGTGCCTGCTTCGTTTTCCGGTCTCAGGATATCTGAGTCCGGTTTGGGGTTTGGGAAAAGTGTTGATTTTGTGAGAGTTTCTGATTTGAAAAAAATGAAATCTGCAAGGACAAAAGTGTCAATTATCAGAAATTCAAATCCTGGTCAGGATGTTGTTGAACTTCAACCTGCATCCAAAGGAAGCCAGCTTTTAG TTCCTAGGCAAAAGTATTGTGAATCATTGCACAAAACTGTGAGGAGGAAAACAAGGACTGTCACGGTTGGTGACGTGACTATCGGTAGTGAGCATCCGATAAGAGTTCAGACCATGACCACGACCGATACTAAGGATGTTGCTGGAACAGTTGAACAG GTGATGAGAATAGCAGATAAAGGAGCTGATATCGTGCGGATAACGGTTCAAGGGAGAAAAGAAGCTGATGCTTGTTTCGAGATTAAAAACTCGCTTGTGCAGAAAAA CTACAACATACCGTTGGTGGCTGATATTCATTTTGCTCCGACTATTGCTTTGCGAGTAGCTGAATGCTTTGATAAGATTCGTGTCAACCCTGGAAATTTCG CCGACAGACGAGCTCAGTTTGAAATATTGGAGTACACCGAAGATGACTATCAGAAAGAACTTGAGCATATTGAACAG GTTTTCACACCATTAGTTGAAAAATGTAAGAAATATGGGAGAGCAATGCGCATTGGAACCAACCATGGCAGTCTTTCTGATCGTATAATGAGCTACTATGGAGATTCTCCTAGGGGAATG GTGGAATCTGCTTTTGAATTTGCAAGGATATGCCGAAAGCTGGACTATCACAATTTTGTGTTTTCTATGAAAGCAAGCAACCCAGTTATCATGGTTCAGGCGTACCGATTACTTGTAGCTGAAATGTATGTCCAAGGCTGGGATTATCCATTACACCTGGGAGTTACTGAAGCTGGAGAAGGTGAGGATGGTAGGATGAAATCTGCAATTGGCATTGGAACTCTTCTACAG GATGGATTGGGCGACACAATACGAGTTTCGCTCACAGAAGCACCGGAGGAGGAGATAGTTCCTTGCACAAGGTTGGCAAACCTTGGAATGAGAGCATCTGAGCTCCAGAAAGGAGTG GCACCTTTTGAAGAGAAGCACAGACGTTATTTTGACTTCCAGCGCCGTTCTGGTCAATTGCCAGTGCAAAAAGAG GGTGAAGAGGTGGATTATAGAGGTACACTCCACCGGGACGGGTCTGTTCTTATGTCAGTCTCCTTGGATCAGTTAAAG ACACCAGAACTCCTTTACAAGTCACTTGCTGCGAAACTCATTGTTGGCATGCCATTTAAG GATCTGGCAACAGTAGATTCAATCTTATTGCAGGAACTTCCTCCGGTAGATGATGTTGATGCT AGGTTAGCTCTGAAAAGACTGGTTGATATAAGTATGGGAGTTATAGTTCCTTTGTCAGAGCAGCTAACGAAGCCATTACCAAATGCCATAGTTCTGGTAAACCTTAAGGAGCTATCGGCTGGAGCTGATAAGCTTTTGCCTCAAG GCACACGATTGGCTGTGTCAGTACGTGGCGACGAGCCTTATGAAGAACTGGAAATTCTCAAAGGTGTTGATGCAACTATGGTTCTCCATGACTTGCCTTATACTGAAGACAGAGTTAGTAGAGTGCACGCAGCAAGGCG GTTATTCGAGTATCTATCAGAAAACTCGCTAGACTTTCCTGTCATTCACCACATTCAGTTTCCAAATGGAATTCACAG GGATGACCTAGTGATTGGTGCTGGCTCTCATGCTGGAGCCCTGCTGGTTGACGGGCTTGGAGACGGTCTTCTTTTAGAAGCTTCAGACAAAGATTTTGACTTCATTAGAAATACATCTTTCAATTTGCTGCAAGGATGCAGAATGAGAAATACAAAAACA GAGTACGTCTCATGCCCATCCTGTGGCAGAACCTTATTTGATCTTCAGGAAATAAGTGCAGAAATTCGAGAGAAGACATCGCACCTCCCCGGTGTTTCG ATTGCAATCATGGGATGCATTGTAAATGGTCCCGGAGAGATGGCTGATGCGGACTTCGGGTATGTTGGCGGTGCTCCTGGGAAGATTGATCTCTATGTTGGGAAG ACTGTGGTGAAGCGTGCGATTGCGATGGAACAAGCAACTGATGCCTTGATCGATCTGATTAAAGAGCACGGACGTTGGGTAGAACCTCCAGTAGAGGAGTAA
- the LOC127087034 gene encoding vegetative cell wall protein gp1 isoform X1, whose protein sequence is MAKARLSFLSLMLLTLSLHVNTDSSPESPSPPADTPSPPPIPESPSPPADTPSPPPLPESPSPLPSSADTPSPPPLPESPSPLPSSADTPSPPPLPESPSPLPSSADTPSPPPLPESPSPLPTSADTPSPPPLPESPSPLPTSADTPSPYYPPSNPPLGSSPPAPPPLNPSPVSTPAPSPEDSTLINHVGLDEKTDDSSAEGMSGSKKAGIAIGIIVAASVLMLAGMVYKKRKQNLRRNQYNYAVRRDIM, encoded by the coding sequence atGGCAAAGGCAAGATTATCTTTTCTCTCTCTCATGCTACTCACTCTTTCACTTCATGTGAACACCGATTCCTCGCCGGAATCACCGTCACCGCCGGCTGATACTCCATCTCCTCCGCCAATACCGGAATCACCTTCACCGCCGGCTGATACTCCATCTCCTCCGCCATTGCCGGAATCACCGTCACCGTTACCTTCATCGGCTGATACTCCATCTCCTCCGCCATTGCCGGAATCACCGTCACCGTTACCTTCATCGGCTGATACTCCATCTCCTCCGCCATTGCCGGAATCACCGTCACCGTTACCTTCATCGGCTGATACTCCATCTCCTCCGCCATTGCCGGAATCACCGTCACCGTTACCGACATCGGCTGACACTCCATCTCCTCCGCCATTGCCGGAATCACCGTCACCGTTACCGACATCGGCTGACACTCCATCTCCATACTATCCTCCGTCCAACCCCCCTCTAGGTTCGTCGCCGCCAGCGCCGCCTCCACTAAATCCGAGTCCAGTTTCCACTCCGGCTCCTTCGCCGGAGGATTCTACTTTAATAAACCACGTCGGCCTTGATGAGAAAACAGATGATTCATCGGCAGAAGGAATGAGTGGAAGCAAGAAAGCAGGGATAGCGATCGGAATAATAGTGGCGGCGAGCGTGCTCATGTTAGCAGGGATGGTGTACAAGAAACGGAAACAGAATCTACGGAGAAATCAGTATAATTACGCCGTGAGGAGAGATATCATGTAA